Part of the Terriglobia bacterium genome, CCATCGGCCGCACCCCGCTCGTGCGGCTCAACCGCGTCGTCCCCGCCGGCGGGCCGACGGTGCTGGCGAAGATCGAGGGGCGCAACCCCGCCTACTCGGTCAAGTGCCGGATCGGCGCCGCGATGGTGTGGGACGCCGAGGAGAGAGGAACGCTCAAGCACGGCATGGAGATCGTCGAGCCCACCAGCGGCAACACCGGGATCGCGCTCGCCTACGTCGCCGCGGCCCGCGGCTACCCCCTGACGCTCACCATGCCGGAGACCATGAGCCTCGAGCGCCGGAAGGTCCTGGTGGCCTTCGGCGCGAAGCTCGTGCTGACCGAGGGAGCGAAGGGGATGAAGGGCGCGATCGCGAAGGCCGAGGAGATCGCGGCCAGCGACCCACAGCACTATTTCCTCCCCCAGCAGTTCAAGAACCCCGCGAATCCCGCGATCCACGAGAAGACCACGGGACCGGAGATCTGGGAGGACACCGGCGGGGCCGTCGACGTCCTCGTGTCCGGAGTCGGCACCGGCGGGACCATCACCGGTGTTTCCCGCTTCATCGAGAAGACGAAGGGGAAGCCGATCCTCTCGGTCGCCGTCGAGCCGGAGGCGAGCCCGGTGATCACCCAGAAGCTCGCGGGGCGCGAGCTCGTCCCCGGCCCGCACAAGATCCAGGGGCTCGGAGCGGGGTTCATCCCCGACACCCTCGATCTCTCCGTGGTGGACCGCGTCGAGCGGGTGACGAACGAGGAGTCGGTCGAGTTCGCCCGCCGTCTCGCGCGGGAGGAGGGGATCCTGTCCGGCATCTCCTGCGGCGCGGCGGTCGCGGTCGCCGCCCGCCTTGCCCGCGAGCCGGAATTCAAGGGGAAGACGATGGTGGTGGTCCTCCCGGACGCCGGGGAGCGGTACCTCTCCACCATCCTCTTCGAGGGGGTGTTCGACAGCGCCGGCGTCGCCGTCTGACGCCCCCTCGATACGACGGCATCTCCCCGTCGAAACGGGCCTACAATCGGGCCGCGGCGCGATGCCGCGACCCGCGGCCGGCCGCATTCGGGGGGAAGCCAAGATGGAACGCGCCGTCTTCCGCCTCGTTGTGTTTCTCCTCCCCGTCGTGGCGGGTCTTCCCGGCCTGGCCGCGGGGGTCGCCGAAGCGCCTCCCTCGGAGGAGAGCTTCTACGCGAAGAGCCTCCACTACACGAACCGGGGGATCGAGAGCGTGTACTCGAAGGAGAACGGAGGTCTCGAGCGGCTCACGGGGGTTTCCGCCGCGGACCTCGGCTGCCTCAAGTCCAAGTGCCACGTCAGGAGCTGCGACGCGTGCCATCGCAAGGACGTGGGCGGCAAGGCCTTCTTCACCGTCGAGAAGGACGTCCTCGAGGCCGCCTGCCGGAGGTGCCATCCCGTCGAGAAGGACGACCCCGACGTGCACTTCAGGAAGGGGATGAAGTGCATGGACTGCCACAGCGCGCGGGAGGTTCACGGCGACGGGACCGCCTACGAAAGCTACCGGCAGCCGGGCGTGCTGGACACGCGGTGCGAGAGGTGTCATGGCGACCTCCCCCGCATCGCGAGCCACACGGTTCACGGGGGGAGGCTCGACTGCGCCGCCTGCCATGCCCGGGACGTCCCGACCTGCTACAACTGCCACATCGACACGCGGCTCAAGGAAGGGAAGGACGCTTCGATCGAGATCAAGAACCTGCTCTTCCTCGTCAACCACGACGGTAAGGTGACCCCGGCCAACTTCCTGTCGTACGTGTACGGCAGCAAGACCATGATCACCTTCGCGCCCTCCTTCGCCCATTCGATCAGGAAGGAGGGGCGGAAATGCGCGGAGTGCCACGACACCCCGATCGTCCGTGACATCAAGGCCGATAGGCTCGTCCCCTTCCGCTGGGAGGACGGCCGGATCAAGAGCGTCGAGGGGGTGATCCCGGTGCTCGACGGCATGAGGTGGGACCTGGTCTTCCTGGGCCGCGAGGGGGACAGGTGGGTTCCCCTCCGCGACCCGGCCGCGCCGCTGCTGAATTACTCCAGCCGCTGCAGCCCGTTGACGCGGGAGCAGTTCGCGGAGATCGAGAAGGCACGCACGGGAGCGTAGCGAGGCGGCGGCGTCCGGCGTCACTCGGGCGCCGCGCCGCCTCGCCGGCCGCTATCGTCGGACGGAGATCACCACGTCGTGGGTCGAGCCGTCGTCCAGCGTCGTCCGGACCAGGTAGCCGTTCCCCGGCGCCAGTGATTTCGTGTCCAGGTTGTAGATGTACTGCTTCGCCGTCGGATCGTACCGGTAGAGGTTGTCGGTGTTCGCGTTCCCGGAGGAGCCGACGTCCTCCACGTCGCTGCCCACGATGCCCGAGGTGTAGAAGAACACGGAGATCCTGGGGCGCTCAGAGGAGACGAGCGCCCCCGAGCAGGTCGTCGCCTGGAACTTGAAGGGGACCGTCCTCTTCCACTTGAAGATGCTCGATCCGTCCGGGTTCACCGGCTCCAGGTACCCGGCGAAGACGTGATTCTCGTCGGTCAGGCCGTCGCAGTCGTCGTCGATGCCGTTGCAGATCTCGGCTGCGGGGAAGACGGTCTGGTCGCAGACGATGGTGCCGTTGTCGCACCGGGTCGTGCCGCCTGCGCAAGCCCCCTGCTTCCCGGGCACCGTGCAGGGTCGGCCTCCCCCGGGGTTCCCCTCGTCGATCACCCCGTCGCAGTTGTCGTCCATCCCGTTGCAGAGCTCCGGAGCACCTGGGTGGATGAAGTCTCGCTGGTCGTTGCAGTCGAGGGGCAGACCCGTGACGGAGCAGAGCGGGTATCCGTCCGCGTCGAGGTCGGGATCGGAGTCGACGAAGGTGTTGCAGTCGACCCCCTCGAGAAGGGCGCAGGCGATCTTGACCGGCGTCCACCGGACCTTTCCTCCGAGGCGCGTCGGGTCGGGGTCGATGGTGGCGATTTCGCGGACGCTGTCGGTGACGTCGATGAAGGGCGGGAACGTAACGCCGCCGTCCGTCGACTCCGAGAACAAGAGCCTCAGACGCTGGTCGAAGACGCCGTCCTTCTTGTAGACCATGTCGGTGAGCCCGGAGATCGGCGAGTCGATGGTCAGGACCCGGCACGGGAACGGGTCGTCGGCGGGCGATGGCTGGTACCCGGGGGGCAGGACGGGCTCGGTCGGGCCGAAGACGGTCGAGCCGCAAGAGGCCGTCCCCCCGGGAGTCGCCGGATTGCCGACC contains:
- the cysK gene encoding cysteine synthase A, giving the protein MATFYPDVTRSIGRTPLVRLNRVVPAGGPTVLAKIEGRNPAYSVKCRIGAAMVWDAEERGTLKHGMEIVEPTSGNTGIALAYVAAARGYPLTLTMPETMSLERRKVLVAFGAKLVLTEGAKGMKGAIAKAEEIAASDPQHYFLPQQFKNPANPAIHEKTTGPEIWEDTGGAVDVLVSGVGTGGTITGVSRFIEKTKGKPILSVAVEPEASPVITQKLAGRELVPGPHKIQGLGAGFIPDTLDLSVVDRVERVTNEESVEFARRLAREEGILSGISCGAAVAVAARLAREPEFKGKTMVVVLPDAGERYLSTILFEGVFDSAGVAV
- a CDS encoding cytochrome c3 family protein, whose translation is MERAVFRLVVFLLPVVAGLPGLAAGVAEAPPSEESFYAKSLHYTNRGIESVYSKENGGLERLTGVSAADLGCLKSKCHVRSCDACHRKDVGGKAFFTVEKDVLEAACRRCHPVEKDDPDVHFRKGMKCMDCHSAREVHGDGTAYESYRQPGVLDTRCERCHGDLPRIASHTVHGGRLDCAACHARDVPTCYNCHIDTRLKEGKDASIEIKNLLFLVNHDGKVTPANFLSYVYGSKTMITFAPSFAHSIRKEGRKCAECHDTPIVRDIKADRLVPFRWEDGRIKSVEGVIPVLDGMRWDLVFLGREGDRWVPLRDPAAPLLNYSSRCSPLTREQFAEIEKARTGA
- a CDS encoding putative metal-binding motif-containing protein, which codes for MRFNPAGPVSISVLLVLFATAGAPAATYDIYTDQASFFAAAGITSPTQTFDGFPNMTCLDGELECASVPGVTLTSSPANYGFDTYTSIQAFDSKYAVTASNHLWGGFVPSSVTLPQVVVMTFSPGVDAAGFYLVHLVPSGEVQTVAPATVFVTFDDDTAETFLVGDRDGNDLTAEYFGLVSDAKIALITVVSGWITDSIENVVLGADLVGIDNLSFAATVADTLPPICSRYLLEGDPTSLIRGNAADTRPGDTGIASVALLPGATNLSLQVDSDFHPGIPVALFTVTQADPTLDGRGGVLATDQAGNSCTLRADFDALPPGPLTDEVLCSGGGILFEVGNPATPGGTASCGSTVFGPTEPVLPPGYQPSPADDPFPCRVLTIDSPISGLTDMVYKKDGVFDQRLRLLFSESTDGGVTFPPFIDVTDSVREIATIDPDPTRLGGKVRWTPVKIACALLEGVDCNTFVDSDPDLDADGYPLCSVTGLPLDCNDQRDFIHPGAPELCNGMDDNCDGVIDEGNPGGGRPCTVPGKQGACAGGTTRCDNGTIVCDQTVFPAAEICNGIDDDCDGLTDENHVFAGYLEPVNPDGSSIFKWKRTVPFKFQATTCSGALVSSERPRISVFFYTSGIVGSDVEDVGSSGNANTDNLYRYDPTAKQYIYNLDTKSLAPGNGYLVRTTLDDGSTHDVVISVRR